The following coding sequences are from one Streptomyces venezuelae window:
- a CDS encoding MarR family winged helix-turn-helix transcriptional regulator: MAAQRQYEELARQLSAIGAVKRGLGRGLPHDCPAGSAAVLILLDRHGAMRMSRLAELLAVDTSVTSRHVAHVADKEWIVRDPDPADKRSRILRLTTGGKAKVDELSELSIRTLTHYLHDWTDDEVVQLSTLLARLRDSFGDCRAASARLSPSPHDVQTTSETTRTPA; encoded by the coding sequence GTGGCCGCGCAGCGTCAGTACGAAGAGCTGGCCCGACAGCTCAGCGCCATCGGTGCCGTGAAGCGCGGTCTCGGCCGGGGCCTGCCGCACGACTGCCCCGCCGGATCCGCCGCCGTGCTCATCCTGCTCGACCGCCACGGAGCGATGCGGATGAGCAGGCTCGCGGAGCTGCTCGCCGTCGACACGTCGGTGACCAGCCGCCACGTCGCCCATGTCGCGGACAAGGAGTGGATCGTCCGCGATCCCGACCCCGCCGACAAACGCTCCCGGATCCTGCGGCTCACCACCGGAGGCAAGGCCAAGGTGGACGAGCTCTCCGAGCTCTCCATCCGGACGCTCACCCACTACCTGCACGACTGGACCGACGACGAGGTCGTCCAGCTCAGCACGCTGCTCGCGCGTCTGCGTGACAGCTTCGGGGACTGCCGCGCGGCTTCGGCCCGGCTCTCCCCTTCCCCCCACGACGTACAGACCACGTCGGAGACCACCCGTACACCCGCGTAA